The Streptococcus pantholopis genome has a segment encoding these proteins:
- a CDS encoding Gfo/Idh/MocA family protein has protein sequence MLNIGIVGLGGIAQKAYLPYMRQLPGICWHIFTRKKKVLEETGALFGQAKSYDSLEELARAPLDGVFIHTATDAHRTIAELFLKRSIPVYMDKPLTESYETSRALYDLAADKGTFLMAGFNRRFAPRIAEMKTVSNKTQIIASKNDVNAPADFQYKLFDLFIHPLDTVLFLMDQQPVSGYFSCKKQDNKLIQVKVILESETELAEASMNLQAGSRKENIEIQCPQGTYSLVNLTELSIYQGDEVDSKSFGSWVSTLYKRGFEGIVDNFLQAVKNCKEGVKDFDNPVKEQSSLLSHWICDQINRSAHNSGNLSVILPK, from the coding sequence ATGCTTAATATTGGAATTGTTGGCTTAGGCGGAATTGCACAGAAAGCTTATTTGCCCTATATGCGCCAGCTGCCTGGGATTTGCTGGCATATCTTTACTAGAAAGAAAAAGGTGTTAGAAGAGACCGGTGCTCTCTTTGGTCAGGCTAAAAGCTATGATTCGTTGGAAGAGCTAGCAAGAGCTCCCTTAGATGGTGTTTTTATTCATACGGCGACTGACGCTCATAGGACAATAGCAGAGCTTTTTCTTAAACGCAGCATTCCGGTATACATGGATAAACCCTTGACGGAGTCTTATGAGACCAGTAGAGCTCTCTATGATTTGGCCGCAGACAAAGGGACATTTCTTATGGCAGGTTTTAACCGGCGTTTTGCGCCTAGAATTGCTGAAATGAAGACTGTTTCCAATAAAACTCAGATTATCGCTAGTAAAAACGATGTCAATGCACCGGCTGATTTTCAGTATAAGCTTTTTGATCTTTTTATTCATCCTTTAGATACGGTTCTTTTCCTTATGGATCAGCAGCCGGTAAGCGGTTATTTCAGCTGCAAGAAGCAAGATAACAAACTGATTCAAGTTAAGGTTATTCTTGAAAGCGAGACTGAATTAGCTGAGGCTTCTATGAATTTACAGGCAGGTTCACGTAAAGAAAATATTGAAATACAATGTCCACAAGGGACATACAGTTTGGTTAACTTGACAGAATTGTCAATCTACCAAGGTGATGAGGTCGATAGCAAATCTTTCGGTTCTTGGGTATCAACTCTTTATAAAAGGGGCTTCGAGGGGATTGTTGACAATTTTTTGCAGGCTGTCAAAAACTGTAAAGAAGGTGTCAAGGATTTTGACAATCCTGTAAAGGAGCAGTCAAGTTTACTCAGTCACTGGATCTGCGATCAAATTAATCGGTCTGCACATAATTCTGGAAATCTCAGTGTCATTTTACCAAAATAG
- the nrdD gene encoding anaerobic ribonucleoside-triphosphate reductase, whose translation MITLEKEKIVTQPSIKVIKRDGRLVAFDANKIYSALLKASNTVTKISPLVEAKLEAISDRIIAEIYERFSDDIKIYEIQNIVEHELLAAGEYAIAKEYINYRTQRDFERSQATDINFTIDKLINKDQTVVNENANKDSDVFNTQRDLTAGIVGKSLGLKMLPPHVSNAHQKGDIHYHDLDYSPYTPMTNCCLIDFKGMLANGFKIGNAEVESPKSIQTATAQISQIIANVASSQYGGCSADRIDETLAPYAELNYQKHLRDAEAWVLEDKRQEYARAKTKKDIYDAMQSLEYEINTLFTSNGQTPFTSLGFGLGTSWFEREIQKAILNIRIKGLGSEHRTAIFPKLIFTLKRGLNLEPGTPNYDIKELAIECATKRMYPDVLSYDKIVDLTGSFKVPMGCRSFLQGWKDEQGNEVNSGRMNLGVVTVNLPRIAMEANGDMDKFWEIFNERMGIAKDALVYRVERVKEATPSNAPILYQYGAFGQRLGKYDNVDELFKHRRATVSLGYIGLYEVATVFYGGNWENNPEAKAFTVNIVKAMKNYCNDWSDEYDYHFSVYSTPSESLTDRFCRLDLEKFGPVTDITDKEYYTNSFHYDVRKNPTPFEKLDFEKVYPEAGATGGFIHYCEYPVLQQNPKALEAVWDYAYDRVGYLGTNTPIDKCYECGFEGDFQPTERGFTCPNCGSSDPKTVDVVKRTCGYLGNPQARPMVNGRHKEISARVKHMNGSTIKNPGQ comes from the coding sequence ATGATTACACTGGAAAAAGAAAAAATTGTTACGCAGCCAAGTATTAAGGTCATCAAACGTGATGGCCGTCTGGTAGCTTTTGATGCTAATAAAATTTATAGTGCGCTTTTAAAAGCCAGCAATACTGTGACAAAAATTTCACCGCTTGTAGAAGCTAAGTTAGAGGCAATATCAGATCGCATCATAGCTGAGATTTACGAGCGTTTTAGTGATGATATCAAAATCTATGAAATCCAGAATATTGTTGAGCATGAGCTGCTGGCTGCAGGTGAATATGCTATTGCCAAAGAGTACATCAATTATCGGACTCAGCGTGATTTTGAGCGTTCTCAGGCTACAGATATTAATTTTACAATTGACAAGCTGATTAATAAAGATCAGACTGTCGTCAATGAGAATGCCAATAAAGACAGTGATGTTTTCAATACCCAGCGTGACCTTACTGCCGGCATTGTCGGAAAGTCACTCGGTTTGAAAATGCTGCCGCCTCATGTTTCCAATGCCCATCAAAAGGGGGACATTCATTATCATGATTTAGACTACAGTCCTTATACACCAATGACAAACTGCTGTCTGATTGATTTTAAGGGAATGCTGGCCAATGGTTTTAAAATCGGCAATGCGGAGGTGGAAAGCCCTAAATCTATCCAAACTGCAACAGCGCAGATTTCGCAAATTATTGCCAATGTAGCGTCCAGCCAGTACGGCGGCTGTTCAGCTGACCGTATTGATGAAACACTGGCTCCCTACGCTGAGCTCAATTATCAAAAACATCTCCGGGATGCAGAAGCATGGGTGTTGGAAGATAAGCGTCAGGAATATGCGCGTGCCAAAACGAAAAAAGATATTTATGATGCTATGCAGTCCTTAGAATATGAAATTAATACTTTGTTTACTTCTAATGGTCAGACGCCTTTCACTTCACTTGGTTTTGGTCTGGGAACATCCTGGTTTGAACGTGAAATCCAAAAAGCGATTCTCAATATTCGTATTAAAGGGCTTGGCAGCGAACACAGAACAGCTATTTTCCCTAAACTAATTTTCACCTTAAAACGGGGTCTGAATTTAGAGCCGGGAACGCCTAACTATGACATCAAAGAGTTAGCGATTGAATGTGCCACTAAGCGGATGTATCCGGACGTCCTTTCTTATGATAAAATTGTTGATTTAACAGGTTCTTTTAAGGTTCCTATGGGCTGCCGTTCTTTCCTGCAAGGCTGGAAAGATGAGCAGGGCAATGAAGTCAACTCCGGCCGTATGAATTTGGGTGTTGTGACGGTCAATCTGCCGCGTATTGCCATGGAAGCCAATGGTGATATGGACAAGTTCTGGGAAATCTTTAATGAACGGATGGGAATCGCCAAAGATGCTCTTGTTTACCGTGTTGAACGTGTAAAAGAAGCCACTCCTTCAAACGCCCCTATCCTTTACCAATATGGGGCTTTCGGTCAGCGTCTCGGTAAGTATGATAATGTTGATGAGCTCTTTAAACATCGTCGTGCGACCGTTTCTCTTGGCTATATCGGACTTTATGAAGTTGCTACGGTCTTTTATGGCGGCAATTGGGAAAATAATCCTGAGGCCAAAGCCTTTACGGTTAACATTGTCAAAGCCATGAAGAATTACTGTAATGACTGGTCAGATGAGTATGATTACCATTTTTCTGTCTACTCTACGCCGTCAGAAAGTCTGACAGATCGCTTCTGCCGTCTGGATCTTGAGAAATTCGGCCCAGTGACTGACATTACGGATAAGGAATACTACACCAACTCTTTCCATTACGATGTGCGAAAAAATCCTACACCATTTGAAAAGTTAGATTTTGAAAAAGTGTATCCAGAAGCCGGAGCAACTGGCGGTTTTATCCATTACTGCGAATACCCTGTGCTGCAGCAAAATCCTAAAGCGCTGGAAGCTGTTTGGGATTATGCTTATGATAGGGTAGGCTATCTTGGAACAAATACACCAATTGACAAATGCTATGAATGCGGGTTTGAAGGAGATTTTCAGCCAACTGAACGCGGTTTTACTTGTCCTAACTGTGGAAGCAGCGATCCCAAAACGGTCGATGTCGTTAAACGCACCTGTGGTTATTTAGGCAATCCACAGGCCCGTCCAATGGTTAACGGCCGTCATAAGGAAATTTCGGCCCGAGTTAAACATATGAATGGCTCAACGATTAAAAATCCGGGTCAATAA
- a CDS encoding GNAT family N-acetyltransferase: MQLRRPNQADKEAVLDLMTEFSQTGSMHDGGFWEADSFDYDNWLENNLQSEMGINIPEHFVPAIQFVSFDETGRALGFLHLRLRLNDYLLNQGGHIGYSIRPSDRGKGYAKEQLRLGLKEARNKNINPVLVTCHKTNDASRKIILANGGIYEDTREAIERFWIHL; encoded by the coding sequence ATGCAGCTCAGACGCCCCAATCAAGCAGATAAAGAAGCTGTTTTAGATTTAATGACAGAATTTAGCCAAACCGGATCAATGCATGATGGCGGCTTTTGGGAGGCTGACAGCTTTGATTATGATAATTGGCTGGAAAATAACTTGCAAAGTGAGATGGGAATTAATATCCCAGAGCATTTTGTACCGGCTATCCAGTTTGTTTCTTTTGACGAAACCGGCAGAGCCTTGGGCTTTCTGCATCTGCGTTTGCGACTTAATGATTATTTGCTCAATCAGGGCGGCCATATTGGTTATTCTATTCGCCCGTCCGATCGCGGCAAAGGATATGCTAAAGAGCAGCTGCGCTTAGGTCTGAAAGAAGCTAGAAATAAAAATATCAATCCGGTGCTTGTAACCTGTCATAAAACCAATGATGCCAGCCGAAAAATTATATTGGCTAACGGCGGCATTTACGAAGATACCAGAGAAGCGATAGAACGTTTTTGGATTCATTTATAA
- the yaaA gene encoding peroxide stress protein YaaA has translation MLTFLIPTAKEMAAPEQTYPHHVSVKTQTLITHLSQKSPEELAELYRIKPAAALLEFERWQTAQKGKAAAYPAIALFNGLMYRQIKTDFTAKQEKLSRVYITSALYGVIPAEQPIVPHRLDFNFKLEIEGSSLKNYWRGEYDHFAQKQDTIISLLSAEFAAVFSPEQRKQFISLEFVEEKDGHLKKHSTISKKARGQLLTQALKENCQTVEELKGLNFFGFSYCPHLSTNKQLVFIKTAAASNIQKTT, from the coding sequence ATGTTGACATTTTTAATCCCCACAGCAAAAGAAATGGCTGCTCCTGAGCAGACTTATCCACATCATGTTTCAGTTAAAACACAAACCCTCATTACCCATCTCAGCCAAAAATCCCCTGAAGAACTGGCTGAGCTCTACCGAATCAAGCCGGCTGCTGCTCTTCTTGAATTTGAACGTTGGCAGACAGCCCAAAAGGGGAAGGCTGCTGCCTACCCTGCAATTGCATTATTCAATGGGCTTATGTACCGTCAGATCAAAACTGACTTTACTGCCAAGCAGGAGAAGTTAAGCCGTGTTTATATTACTTCAGCTCTATATGGAGTAATTCCGGCTGAGCAGCCGATTGTCCCCCACCGCTTAGATTTTAACTTCAAATTAGAGATTGAGGGCTCCTCTTTAAAAAATTATTGGCGCGGTGAATATGACCATTTTGCTCAAAAACAGGATACTATCATTTCTCTGCTCTCAGCTGAGTTTGCAGCTGTTTTCTCACCTGAGCAAAGAAAACAGTTTATCAGCCTTGAGTTCGTGGAAGAAAAAGATGGGCACTTAAAAAAGCATTCAACTATTTCTAAAAAAGCACGCGGACAGCTTTTAACTCAGGCTCTTAAGGAAAACTGCCAAACTGTAGAAGAACTCAAAGGATTAAATTTTTTTGGCTTTTCTTACTGTCCCCATTTATCCACAAACAAACAGCTGGTTTTTATCAAAACAGCAGCTGCCTCCAATATACAAAAAACCACCTGA
- the nrdG gene encoding anaerobic ribonucleoside-triphosphate reductase activating protein, which yields MSEATWNTPKPKEWKSEELSQGRIIDYKAFNFVDGEGVRNSLYVSGCMFHCQGCYNAATWSFKAGIPYTQELEEQIMVDLAQPYVQGLTLLGGEPFLNTGILLPLIKRVRRELPDKDIWSWTGYTWEELMEETPDKLEMLRLVDILVDGRFDIKKKNLMLQFRGSSNQRIIDVQKSLEAGQVVIWDKLNDGEENFEQVSRDKLI from the coding sequence GTGAGTGAGGCAACTTGGAATACTCCCAAGCCAAAAGAGTGGAAATCAGAAGAATTGAGTCAGGGGCGCATTATCGATTATAAGGCCTTTAACTTTGTTGATGGTGAAGGGGTTCGAAATTCATTGTATGTCTCTGGCTGTATGTTTCACTGTCAGGGCTGTTATAATGCGGCAACTTGGTCTTTTAAAGCCGGTATTCCTTATACGCAGGAGCTGGAAGAGCAAATTATGGTGGATTTGGCCCAGCCTTATGTTCAGGGGCTGACGCTTCTTGGTGGCGAGCCCTTCTTAAATACTGGTATCCTTTTACCGCTTATTAAGCGTGTTCGCAGAGAACTTCCTGATAAGGATATCTGGTCTTGGACCGGTTATACCTGGGAAGAATTAATGGAAGAAACACCTGATAAGCTTGAAATGCTTCGTTTGGTTGATATCTTGGTCGACGGACGCTTTGATATAAAGAAGAAGAACCTGATGCTGCAGTTTCGCGGGTCATCTAATCAGCGGATTATTGATGTTCAAAAGTCTCTGGAGGCAGGACAGGTTGTTATTTGGGACAAACTTAATGACGGTGAGGAAAACTTTGAACAGGTCAGCCGTGATAAACTTATTTGA